Below is a genomic region from Venenivibrio stagnispumantis.
TTAATCAGGTTCAGGTAAAGGAACAGATAGGATTAACATTTGCAACCGTTTTAAGAGCATTTTTAAGACAAGACCCTGATATTATTCTTGTAGGGGAGATAAGAGATGGAGAAACAGCAGAGATAGCTATAAAAGCAGCATTAACCGGACACCTTGTTTTTTCTACATTACACACAAATGATGCACCATCATCTATTATCAGATTGATAGATATTGGAGTAGATAAATTTTTGGTTTCTACAACAGTAAATCTAATAATAGCACAAAGATTAATAAGAAAATTATGTAATGAATGCAAAATGCCTATTGATTATGATAAACATGCTTTAAAAGGATTTGGTTTATCAGATGAAGATATAGAAACCGGAACATTTTTTAAGCATAATCCACAAGGATGTCCTAAATGCAATCATACAGGATACAAAGGAAGAACTGCCGTCCATGAAATTTTATGGCTTGATGATGAGATAAAAAAAGCAATAAATCAGGGAGCAACATCTGACCAAATAAAAGAAATAGCAATAAAAAAAGGTATGAGAACATTGTATCAGGATGGACTTATAAAATTTAAGAAAGGAATAACAGATATTGCCGAAATAGAAAGAGTATTAATGAAATAGGAGGGTTAAGATGGAAGAGTTTAAAATGCCAGCTATAGATGAAATAGCAAGGGAAGCATTAAACAAAAAAGCATCTGATATTCATTTAACAGCAGGATTACCACCTGTAATAAGGGTTGATGGTAAATTAGTACCACTTACTCAATATCCACCCTTTACTCCAAGAGATGTGCAACAATTTATTTATTCATTTATGAATGAAAAACAAAGGAGAACTTTTGAAGAGAAGAAGGAACTTGATTTTTCTTTTGGTATTAAAGGTATAGGAAGATTTAGGGTTAATGTATTTTATCAAAGAGGAACTGTAGCAGCAGCACTCAGAAGAATTCCTTATGAAATTAAACCAATGGAAGAACTTGGATTGATACCGAAAGTAAAGGATTTGTGTCATCTCAGTATGGGTTTAGTTCTTGTAACAGGTCCAACAGGTTCCGGTAAAACTACTACCTTGGCATCTATGATTGATTATATAAATACAAATTTTCCTCACCATATTATAACCATAGAAGACCCTATTGAATATATTTATCAACATAAGAAATCTGTTGTAGCCCAAAGAGAGGTAGGAACAGATACAGATTCTTTTGCAAATGCATTAAAATATGCTTTAAGGGAAGATCCGGATGTTATACTTGTTGGTGAGATGAGGGATTTGGAAACAATAAGAGCTGCTTTAACTGCAGCAGAAACAGGACACCTTGTTTTTGGAACATTACATACAAATACTGCAGTCCAAACAATAAACAGAATAATAAATGTTTTTCCTATGGAAGAGCAAGACCAAATAAGAACAGAACTTAGTTTTGTATTGCAAGGAGTGATTTCACAGAGATTATTACCTAAAATAGGAGGTGGAAGAATTTTAATCCATGAAGTATTAATTCCAAATACGGCTATTAGAAGTTTAATAAGAGAAAATAAGATACATCAAATTTATGGGCTTATGCAGACAGGACAGGCAGAAACCGGTATGCAAACAATGAATCAATCATTATACAAAGCTATCCAACAAGGATTGATAACATTAGAAGATGCATTAAGAATTTCACCTGATGTAGCCGAATTAAAAAGAATGCTTAAAATAACATAAATGGAGCGGTGAAAATGAGATTTAGATATGAAGCAAGGGATATATACGGTATAAAAAAACAAGGAATAATTGAGGCAGATTCAATAATAGTAGCAGAAGAACAATTAGCAACTTCCGGTTTACAAGATATAAAAATATTTGCGGAAAAAGAAAAGGAAAAAGTAAAAGAGAAAAAAGAGATATCATTACCTATTTTTAAAGGAAAAGTAAAGGAAACAGATTTGGCTATCTTTACAAGACAACTTGGTGCAATGATAAATGCAGGTATAGGTATAGCACAGGCATTAGAAATATTATCGGAGCAACTTCCTAACAAAACATTATCAGAAACATTAAAAAAAGTAACAGATGATGTACTTGCAGGAACATCTTTAGCAAAAGCAATGGAAAAACATAAAAAGGTATTTCCGGAATTTCTTATAAATCTTGTTGCAGCAGCGGAAGAATCAGGGAAATTAGATATAGTATTACAAAGAGCTACAACTTATTATGAAAAAATAGCTGCAATTAAAAGAAAAATAAAAAGTGCTTCTTGGTATCCTACAGCTGTTGTTGTTATTGCTACTATTATTGTTACCGGATTATTAACATTTGTTGTACCTACATTTGCACAAATCTATGAAAGTTTTGGTGGAGAGCTTCCTGCACCAACCCAGATTTTAATAAATATCAGTAATGCTTTAAAAAATAGTATTTTATATATTATTGGTTTTATAATATTATTTTTCTTGCTAAACTCATATTTTTATAAAACAGAGCAAGGAAAAAGATTTTATCATAGGTTGTTCTTAAAACTACCTTTACTTGGTAAAATTTTTCATAAAGGAGCATTGGCAAAATTTGCAAGAACATTAGCAACTTTAATAACTGGTGGAGTGCCGATAACAAGGGCAATAGAAATCTCTGCAAAAGTTACCGGAAATGTAATAATAGAAGAATCACTTCAAAAAACAAAAACTGATATTGAAGAGGGTAAAGAAATATCAAAATCCCTTGATAAAAAATTATTTCCGCTTATGTTTATTGCTATGGTTAGTGTAGGTGAAAGCACAGGTAGAATAGATGAAATGCTTGATACAATAGCTTCTTTTTATGAAGATGAGATAGATAGAGAAGTAGATGCACTAATATCTTTAATAGAGCCACTTTTAATGGTTGTTATAGGTGGTATAGTAGGATTAATCTTAATAGCTTTATATTTACCAATCTTTAAAATGGGAGAGCTTATTAAGTAAAATGAAAATAGCTGTGGCAATGAGTGGAGGAGTGGACAGTAGTGTTACTGCCCTTCTCCTTAAAGAAAAAGGATATGATGTTGTAGGAATAACATTAAAACTTTCTTCTGTTGATAGCTGTAATATAGATATACAGGTATGTTGTAGTGATAAAGATATTTTAGATGCAAAAAATGTAGCAAATTATCTTGGTATTCCCCATTATGTTTTTATCTGGGAAGATTTTTTCAATAAAAAAGTTATAAAACCTTTTATAGAAGATTATAAAAATGCATTAACTCCAAATCCTTGCTGTGTATGCAATAGGGAAGTAAAAACCGGTGGATTAGCTAAATTTATAAAAAATCTCGGTTTTAATTATCTTGCAACCGGTCATTATGCAAAAATAGAAGAAAATCCAAAATATGGAAAAATTATAAAAAGAGGAAAAGATACACAAAAAGACCAATCTTATTTTTTAGCTCTGCTGGAAAAAGAGATTTTAGATTATATTATGTTTCCAATAGGAGATTTTACAAAAGAAGAGATAAGGGAGATTGCAAAAAAATATAAACTTCCTGTTTCTCAAAAAAGTGATAGTTTTGAAATATGTTTTACAGCAGGAAAAACTCCGGCAGAATATATGTACGAAAATCAGCTTTCAGAATTTGAGGAAGGAGAGATAGTTCATATCTCCGGAAAAGTTCTTGGAAAGCATAATGGCATTATAAACTATACCATAGGACAAAGAAGAGGTCTTGGAGTAGCATGGAAAAAGCCTTTATATGTTATAGAAAAAGATAAAATAAACAACAGGGTTATTGTAGGAGAGATAGATTATTTATTAACAGATAGAGTTTCTGCAAAAAGTCTTAATCTCTTTGTAGAGCCGGATAAGTGGGAAAAAATATCTGTTCAGGGAAGATATAAACAAAAACCGGTTCCTGTAAAAGATTTTGAATATAAAGATGGTATATTAACCGTATTTTTTGAAGAAAAACAGCCAAAATTCGCAAAAGGTCAAATACTTGCAGTTTATGATAATGATATATTACTTGCCGGTGGAGTAATTATTTAAAATAAATTTAATGGCTTCTTCTTTTGTTTTTATAATACCTTCAATCTGCTTTTCCTCAAGCTCTTTTTTTATTTTTCCTACAAGAGGTGAAGGTTTTATATTTAAAAGTTTTATAATTTCTTCTCCGGTTAAAAGAGGTTCTTCTATAATTTCTTTTTTGTATAAATTTTCATAATAATCATCTATTTTTTTTATAAAATCTGTATCTTTGTATTTTACCAAGAAAAGTAGAAAAATATAATCTTTGTATTCTTTATATCTATAAAAGAAAAAATTAACTGCGTTTTCTCCTTTATATACCTTTTCAAGCTGTTTAAATCCGTTTATCAGATTGATGCAAAATTTTTCAGCTTTTTCTCCAAGATTTAAATTTTTTAGAATCTGTATTTCATCTGTATTAGATAGGAGAAATAAAGATAATTTTATCAATGGTTTTTCATTAAATCCGGTAAGAAAGTTTTGTTTATATTCTATGTTTATTAAACAATCTTTGTTTTTCATTTAATTTTCACAATTTTTGAGTAGATTTTCTAATTCTTTCATATCTTCAAAAATATTTTTATCTTTTAAACTACTTTTTATTATTTTATTTTCAATCAGTTTTTTAAGGGTTTCTGCTGTGCCATCATTTTCAAAAATTTTTAATATCTCTTCTCTTATCCTTTCTTGAGGTGAGTTTTGAAGGATAGAAGCATTTTTTTCAATCCATTTTTCAAAATCTTTATCAATATTAAAATTAAGTTCCTGAGCTAATCTGTAAGCTCTTAATATTCTAACAGGGTCTTTTTTTATATTTTCAATAGAAACAGGTTTTATTAACTCTTTATTTAAATCTTCATAGCCATTTGAAGGGTCAAATAATAATGTTTGGGATACACCAAGAGATACAGTATCATCAAAATTAACTGCCATAGCATTTATTGTAAAATCTCTTGATAATAAATCTTCATATAATTTTTCTACGATTATCTTTTCCCTTTCTTCAAAATCTTTTATATCCGGAATTTCAAGATAAGAAAAATCAAATCTATATTTTATATCTCCTTCACTGAATAATATTGTTGCCACCTTTTTTTCTTTTTCAAATTGAAAAATATCTCCACCGATTAAACTTTTAAGCTTTTTTACTATATCAAAAGGGTCTGTGGTAACTATAAAATCTATATCTACTTTATTTGTAATTTTTCTATTTATTAATCTATCCCTTACCCAGCCACCAACAATAAAACAGATAGTATCTTTTCCAAGGGCTTTATATACACTATCAAAATAGCTATTATAAAATAAAAGCCCGTGAATATATCTTATTTTAAATTCCGGTAACTTTTCCTTATTAAAAATTTTTTGTAGAAATCCTTGGAAGCTAAGCATCAATATATATTTCCGAGGGTTTTTAGTTCATTTTTCATTCTTTCTATTAATCTTATTAAATTTTCAGCTTTATTTATCCATTCTTGAATAATATTTGCAGTTTTAGGAAAACTTTCTGAAAGTTCTCTATATTGGTATATTTTATCTTCTACAAATTTTTTTAAATTATCAAGGAATGTTTCCATAGCATTCATCTGCTTACTGTAATAAAATATATCTTTAAGCATTTCCCTTCTTTCCCTAACAGGCACATCAACGCCTATTGTATAACCTATCCTTTTTATATCTATTTTTGAAAGATATATGCCACTTTTAGCAGGTATTGTAAGGAGTTTGACTATTCTTTCAAATTCTGACTCTTCCTTCATTAAATCCATCATATTTTCTTGAAATTTTTTATTTGTTTGAAATGGATTTTTCATTAAATCTTTTTCATCAAACATTTGGCTTACCTCTAAATTTTATAAGTTGCTATAATATTATAGCATTTATATTTTAAAACAATAGGAGAGGAAATTGTTTAGAGGAAAAGTAAAAAAGATACATTTTATTGGTATTGGTGGCTCAGGAATGAATGGTATAGCACAGGTTTTATTAAATCAAGGGTTTATAATATCCGGTTCTGATTTAAAAGAAACCGAAACTGTGTTAAAACTAAAAGAAATGGGAGCAAAAATATTTATAGGACATAATCCTGAAAATGTTGTAGATACAGACCTTGTTGTTTATTCTTCTGCCGTAACACCGGATAATCCGGAACTTCAAAAAGCAAAAGAGCTTGGTATTCCTACTATTCCAAGAGGAGAGATGCTTGCTGAACTTATGAGATTTAAGTATGGTATAGCAATAGCCGGAAGCCACGGAAAGACAACAACAACATCAATGGTAGGAACAATCCTTGGTAAAACCGGATTTGACCCTACAGTCGTCATAGGAGGAAAACTTGAAGCTTATGGCAGTAATGCAAAGCTTGGTAGAGGAGAGTTTATAGTGACAGAATCAGATGAAAGTGATGGCTCTTTTTTAAGATTAACACCTACCATAGTATCAATAAACAATATAGATTTAGAACATATCGGATTTTATAAAGATTTAGAAGATATAAAAAATGCTTTTATTCAGTTTGCTAATAAAGTGCCTTTTTACGGAGCAGTAGCTGTCAATATTGATGATGAAAATGTAAGGTCAATTTTACCAAGAATTGAAAAAAAAGTTATAAAATTTGGACTTTCAGATGAAGCTCAAATTAAAGCAGAAAATATAGAGCTTATAGATGGAAGATATAAATTTCATATAAAAGGATACGGAGATATTCATTTATCAATACCGGGAAAACATAATATTTACAATGCTCTTGCTGCCATATCAATATCCCTTGAACTTGGTGTTCCGTTTTGTGTAATAAAAGAAGCCCTTGAGAACTTCAAAAATGCAAACAGAAGATTTGATATTAAATATAAAGATGAAAATATTATTGTTGTTGATGATTATGCTCACCATCCTACGGAAATAAAAGCCACTTTATCTGCTGCCAAAGATATGTATCCTGATAAAAGAATTATTGCAGTTTTTCAGCCACATAGATATAGTAGAGTAGCCTCATTATTTGAAGAATTTGCTAAATCTTTTGATATTCCTGATGTTCTTATCCTTACTGATATATATTCAGCCGGAGAAAAACCAATAGAAGGAATTACCGGAGAAGCTCTTGCAGAAAAGATAAAAGAGAGAAAAAAAGAAGTTATATTTGTAAAAGATATAAAAGAAGCAGAAAATCTTATAAAAAATATAATGAAAAATGGAGATTTAATAATAACACTTGGAGCCGGTAATATCACAACAATATCTGATAATCTATCTAAATTTTTGAGAGAGAGATGTTAAATTTTGGATTTGTAAATCAGAAAAATTTCTCTTTGCTTACAGATTTATATGAATTGACAATGGCACAAATTTATTTTGATAAAGGTATAAATGATGTAGCAGTTTTTGAGTTTTTCGTTAGAGATACTGAAAACAGAAATTATTTTTTAAATGCTGGTTTAGAGCAAGTTTTATATTATATATCCAATATAAGATTTGAAAAAGAAGAAATAGAATATCTAAGAACTACCGGTAAATTTTCCGATGAATTCCTAAAATATCTGAAAGATTTTAAATTTACAGGAAATCTTTATGCAATGGAAGAAGGAGAAATCTTTTTCCCTTATGAACCGGTTGTGGTTGTAGAAGCACCATTAATTCAGGCACAGATTTTAGAAACATTTATAATAAACACAATGCAGATATCTATTCTTATAGCTACAAAAGCTTTAAGATGTTATTCTGTTGCAAAAGATAAATTATTAGTAGAGTTTGGTCTCAGAAGAGCTCACGGAACAGATGCAGGAATGAAAGCCGCAAGAAATAGTTTTATCGGTGGCTTTGCAGGAACATCCAATGTTTTAGCCGGTAAAGAATTTAACATTCCAATCTTTGGAACAATGGCTCACTCCTTCATAATGGCTCACAATAGCGAAAAAGAAGCATTTTTAAACTTTGCTTTCAAATATAAAGAGAATACAATATTTTTAGTAGATACATACGATACAATTCAAGGTGTAAAAAATGCAGTTGAAGTAGCAAAATATCTAAATCTGAAAACCTTTAAAGGTATCAGGTTGGATAGTGGAGATATTATAACCCTCTCAAAAGAAGCAAGAAAAATACTTGATGAAAATGGTTATAAAGATGCTACAATTTTTGTCAGTGGCAGTATGAATGAATATAAAATAAAAGAATTTTTAGATAATAATGCACCGATAGATGGTTTTGGAGTTGGAACGGAGCTTGTTGTTTCTTCCGATTTACCATATCTTGATTGTGCTTATAAACTTGTAGAGTATGCAAAAAAACCAAAAATAAAATTAAGTCCCCAAAAAATAACACTACCGGCAAAAAAACAAGTATATAGGATAATAAAAGAGGGCATTATTCAAAAAGATATAATAACTTTATTTGATGAAAAATTAGAAGAAGCCAATCCTCTTTTAAAACCGTTTATCATAAATGGAGAATTGGTAGAAAAAAATTATCCATCTTTAAATCAAATAAAAGAAAAATCTTTAAACAATTTTAAAACTTTACCGGAAGAACTAAAAGATATATATAAAAAATATGAATTTTTACCGGAAATATCAAAATCTTTAAAGGATATAATGGAAAAATTAAAAAAAGAGGTTAGCTAGTTATCCTTACAGATATGTATTCATTCAATAAATCTTTCTATCCCTCATTCATTGAGAAACCTTATCTAACTCCCTGCCTTTTTGGTGGGGATTTTTTTGAATTCTTCATTCCCCTTTATTTTTTTCTACATAAACCTTTTTTTCAATCACTACTCTTGTAACCTTTTCTATCCCACATAGTTCAGATAAAACAAAAATAACATAAATTTAAATCATTATTTATATACTTTCTATCCCACATAGTTCAGATAAAACCTGTAGGAAGATATTTTAAGCTTTCCTTTGATACACTTTCTATCCCACATAGTTCAGATAAAACTATTTAGAAGAATTAAAGGAATCCTCAAAACAATTTGCTTTCTATCCCACATAGTTCAGATAAAACTGCATACCTTGATATTATATCCATGAGTGAAATTCAACTCGCTTTCTATCCCACATAGTTCAGATAAAACCTCTTGTTTTTCTAAAAAACCGGATATAAAATTATACTTTCTATCCCACATAGTTCAGATAAAACATTCCATATTCTTTGAGAGCGGTATGGAGAAGAAGATCTTTCTATCCCACATAGTTCAGATAAAACTTTTCTGTTTTTAGTAGGCTTTTTACTATTTTCTTTCTATCCCACATAGTTCAGATAAAACTGTAGAGTCTTTTAGTTTAGACTCATCTGAAATAGCTGCTTTCTATCCCACATAGTTCAGATAAAACAAAATAGACAGGCAAGGAAAAGAGAAGTTTAGAGATTCTTTCTATCCCACATAGTTCAGATAAAACCCGTCAATTTTTGTATAAAAAATAATAATGAAATTTTTAAATTTTGTCAAGAGGTTTTTAGCAAAAATTAGTTTAAAACTGAATAACCGCAAATTGATATTTTTTGCATCGAACCTCAGATAATGCAAATATATTTTCTGTTATATTCTCGCAAATCATTGATACAAGCCAAGTTAAACAGAAATATATTTTCTATTGAAAATGCAAAATTTTTGAAAAAATAAAACAGCGTTTGATTAATAGGCTCATCTTTCTCCTCAAAAACAAGAAAGAAAGTCTATTCTCTTATTCTATTGCCAAGTAATTAAACCAATTTTAAATAACCTAAAAAATTATAACATAAAAAAATTTAAAAAGTGGAAAAAGATTTAACTTCTTCCTCATATCTTTCTTGGATTTCTTTTGAAGAAAGAGAAAGGTTTTCATCTTTGTAAGATATGGCAAATGGAGAATTTTTTAATCTTTTTTCTTCTTTCTCCGGCATTGGTGGAATATCAGCAGAGATTGTGGCTATTGTAGAAGAGCTTTTTCTGCCTACCGGTGGCACAATTGATATTTTAAATCCGGCTTCTAATAATCCTTTTCGGACAGCCAAAGAAGCAGAATAAGTTGCAAATATTGCCGTCTCTTTCATAATTTTCCGGATCAACCTAAATAAATCCACGCTCCACATTTCCGTATTTACCTTTGGAGAGAAAGGGTCATAAAAAACTGCATCAAATTTTTCTCCATTCTCAGCAAGTTCTTTTATAATCTCCCTACCTTCACCTATTATAACCGTTATCTTTATATTATCTTTATCTATTTCCAAAGTTTTAAAAATCTTATTATTTAATAAAATCTCACCTTCTTTTAAAGAATTTATCAAAGAATAAGCATATTTTAAATTTTCCGGAATATCTAATATCTTTATTTTTTCAAGTATATTTTCATCTTTTTCAATGGATATAAACTCAATCTTTACATCTTTATTTATCTGTTTTGCAAATGTTATAGCAGTAGCAACATTATAACCAAGCCCAAAACCAACATCTAATATTTTTATACTTCCTTCTTTTGCAAGATTTTCTATATTACAGGGGATAATAAATTTATATAAACTTTCTGTATATGCTCCGGCTTTTATACTGTGATATGCTTCTTCATAATTGCTATTATATATTGTAGTTGTTCCATCATTTGTAATAATTAATTTATCTGTAAATCTAAATTCCGGTATTTCTTTTATAAACTCATTTTTAAGTAAATATTCCGAAAATTTCTTCAAACTTTCTATATGTTTTTTTTCAAGATTATAATCAAGATTTAAAAGATACTCTTTTGCAAAATCTTTATCAAAATTTATATTATCTAAATATTTATCTATATCATTAAAAAATCTTTCTTTTGTTTGGATTAATAATTTATGAAATAATAAAACTTCTTTTAGATGATTTTTATAAAAATCTTTTCTTACACACCATAAAGCAAATGTAAAAGGCATTTTTGTATATTTATACCAAAGATAAGATAAATCATATACATATTTAAATTTATCTTTAAAAAGAATTGCTGCATCACCTATGAATAAAACTGATTTTTCTTCAAGATTTTCCCAGTTTTCAAGGGAGTGATAAATAACATCCTTTTTTAAAAACTCTTTAAAAATTATTTTTGTAAGTAAGACAGAACTTTTAGATGCTTTTGTTAGATAAAGTTCTTTTATATCTTCCAATGCAGTATTTGATAATATTGATACAGATTTTACATCTTTGTATGAAGATATTGATAAATCCGGTAAAATCAGATAATCCTTATAATTTTCTATATATTCAGCAGAAGAGATAATCCCTATATCTATTTTTCCTTCTTTTAAAAGTTTATTTAAAACAGCAGGATAATCCTTTATTATCTGAATATCTATATCCGGTTTTATTCCTACTTTTTCAAAATCAAAAGGAAGAGTATTTAAAAAATTTATCCAGCCTACTTTCATTTATTTCTCTCTTTTTTCTCCATAGTAATAAGTATAAATGTTCTAAGTCTATGGGCAAATGCACTAATTATTATTCCGGCTATTAAACTTATTACTATTACTAATATTGCATATAATGATGGATTTTCAAGGGCAAATTTTGTAATTATATTCTCTGAAATTGTAATTATAGCTTTTGCTTTTTCTTTACCGAAAACAAGCTCATAAAATGTTGTAAATCCTACTGCTATCATAAGCATAGCCAAAAAGCCTTTTAATTTATCTCTTCCGAGCTTTTGACCTATATAAGCTCCAAATACTGCTCCAAAAGAAGAGCCAAGGAGCAAAATAAAAGAAAGTATTATATCTACATTATGATTTATCGTTGAATGAAAATATGTTAAAAAGATAGTAACAAACATCATCTGAAAGATACTTAAAGCTACTGCTTTTTGTGGTTGATAATTTGCAAAATACATAAGTGCCGGAGTTGTAATATTTCCACCACCAATACCAAGCATAGAAGCTAAAAATCCGGAAGATATACCAACAAAAACCGGAACTAATAATGACACATCTCCGATTTGAAATTTTATTTTAAATGGCAATTTATCAGCAATTTTTTTTAATTTTCCTTCTTCATTCTCTTTTTTCTTTTTTAAAGCATCTATCAGCATTAAACCGCCAAGAATAAATAGATATATAGTATATATAGTTAAAACTGCTTCCCTAAAATGTCCTGCTTTTTCTAAAATATGGGTTATTATTGTTCCTAATGTTCCACCTACTACTCCAAAAATCACTATAAAAATACCCATTTTTAAATCTATATTTTTTAATTTCCAATGGGTAAAAAATCCTGATACAGTAGCACCTATCATTTGGGATATAGATGTGCCAACTGTTACAATAGGTGGTATCCCAAGTTTTATCAATGCAGGGTTGAGTATTATACCGCCACCTATACCAAGCATTCCGGATAATATCCCAACAACAACTCCAAGTATTATAAGCACAAAAGGATTAATATATACATTAGCAAGCGGTAAATATATTTCCAATTTTCACACTCCTGATTTTATTTAGAAAATAAGCTAATTCATGCTAAAATTTATATCATAAATTTCATTTTCAAACAATAAGGAGTTTTATGGATAGGAATATCTATTTTAGAAGTTTTATAATTTTCTGGATAATTTTTATATATTTTTGGAATGTATGGTTAAATGCTATATGGATACCTAATGAAAGCTTTTATGCAGAAGCAGTTAGGGAGATGTTTGAATCCGGAAATTTTCTTGATATTTATTATAACTATGAGCCAAGATTTAACAAACCACCTTTAACATATTGGAGTATTGCTTTATCTGTATTTATTTTTGGATTAAATGAGTTTGCCATTAGATTACCTATTGTTCTGATGGCTCTTGGAACAAATTTTTTAACATATCTTATAGCAAAAAGATTATATAACTCGGAAGTTGGATTTTATGCATTTGTTATTATGGCTGTTAGTTTTCAATTTATAATAAATTCAAGATATGCTTCTCCGGAAGTGCCACTTGCTTTTTTCTTCACACTTACTTTATATCTTTTCTTAAAAGGTTATCTTGATAAAGATTTCAAATATATATTTTTTTCTTATATTGCCCTTGGTTTAACAATTCTTACAAAAGGCTATCCTTACTTTTTTGTTATCTCCGGTATTGTCGGATTATATATTTTTATTGAAAAAAATTTTAGTATAAAAGAAATAATTAAAGAGCTAAAATTTTTAAAAATTTATATAGGTATTCCGGTAGCTTTAATTATAGGATT
It encodes:
- a CDS encoding MqnA/MqnD/SBP family protein, producing MKVGWINFLNTLPFDFEKVGIKPDIDIQIIKDYPAVLNKLLKEGKIDIGIISSAEYIENYKDYLILPDLSISSYKDVKSVSILSNTALEDIKELYLTKASKSSVLLTKIIFKEFLKKDVIYHSLENWENLEEKSVLFIGDAAILFKDKFKYVYDLSYLWYKYTKMPFTFALWCVRKDFYKNHLKEVLLFHKLLIQTKERFFNDIDKYLDNINFDKDFAKEYLLNLDYNLEKKHIESLKKFSEYLLKNEFIKEIPEFRFTDKLIITNDGTTTIYNSNYEEAYHSIKAGAYTESLYKFIIPCNIENLAKEGSIKILDVGFGLGYNVATAITFAKQINKDVKIEFISIEKDENILEKIKILDIPENLKYAYSLINSLKEGEILLNNKIFKTLEIDKDNIKITVIIGEGREIIKELAENGEKFDAVFYDPFSPKVNTEMWSVDLFRLIRKIMKETAIFATYSASLAVRKGLLEAGFKISIVPPVGRKSSSTIATISADIPPMPEKEEKRLKNSPFAISYKDENLSLSSKEIQERYEEEVKSFSTF
- a CDS encoding sulfite exporter TauE/SafE family protein, whose product is MEIYLPLANVYINPFVLIILGVVVGILSGMLGIGGGIILNPALIKLGIPPIVTVGTSISQMIGATVSGFFTHWKLKNIDLKMGIFIVIFGVVGGTLGTIITHILEKAGHFREAVLTIYTIYLFILGGLMLIDALKKKKENEEGKLKKIADKLPFKIKFQIGDVSLLVPVFVGISSGFLASMLGIGGGNITTPALMYFANYQPQKAVALSIFQMMFVTIFLTYFHSTINHNVDIILSFILLLGSSFGAVFGAYIGQKLGRDKLKGFLAMLMIAVGFTTFYELVFGKEKAKAIITISENIITKFALENPSLYAILVIVISLIAGIIISAFAHRLRTFILITMEKKERNK